One segment of Papaver somniferum cultivar HN1 unplaced genomic scaffold, ASM357369v1 unplaced-scaffold_81, whole genome shotgun sequence DNA contains the following:
- the LOC113345486 gene encoding exocyst complex component SEC15B-like, translated as MQSTKSRRKITPITNTATAITNNKAIINSNGAGAAAADSEKLDELLLFSAICNGEDLASFVRKAFISGKPETLLSRLRSFTKSKESEIEEVCKIHYQDFITAVDELKSLLSDVDKLKSSLSASNNQLHSVASPLLDSLDSFIESKNVSKNVSLAIESVQICIKLLENCGRTNSHLLSNNYYMVLKCVDNIERDYLGKIDSSTIKCMLERQIPLIRGYIEKIVNKEFGDWLVEIRIVSRNLGQLAIGQASSARQREEELRIKQRQAEEQSRLSLRDCVYALEEEDDDEDVGNVGGDDSGSDKLVSNGGGGGVLGFDLTPLYRAYHIHQTLGLEERFKHYYFENRKLQLTSDFQVSSMTPFLESHQTFFAQIAGFFIVEDRVLRTGGGLISKYEVENLWETAVVKMCSVLEDQFSRMQTANHLLLIKDYVSLLGVTLRRYGYLVDPLLDVLSKHRDKYHELLLSDCRKLIAEAVSADGFEQMLMKKEYEYSMNVLSFQIQTSDITPAFPYIAPFSSMVPDCCRLVRSFIEDSVSFMSYGGQLDFHDVVKKYLDRLLGEVLDEALLNIVKSNVHGVSQAMQVAANMVVLERACDFFFRHAAQLSGIPLRITEIKKSKFPLTSSRDAAESMLSGLLKTKVNGFMALTDNINWMADEAPPNGNEYVNEVIIYLETLVSTAQQILPVQVLQRVLQEVLSHISEKILGILAGDLVKRFSINAVMGIDVDIQLLESFAENQSNLFTDVESNQLKSALVESRQMINLLLSNQAENFLNPVIRERSYKALDYRKVVTIAEKLKDPSDRYFGSFAGRGAKVNTKKKSLDALIKRLKEAH; from the coding sequence ATGCAGTCAACTAAATCCAGAAGAAAAATCACACCGATCACAAACACCGCCACCGCCATCACCAACAACAAAGCGATCATCAACAGCAACGGTGccggagcagcagcagcagattcAGAAAAACTCGACGAGCTTTTACTCTTTTCAGCAATCTGTAACGGTGAAGATTTAGCATCATTCGTTCGTAAAGCATTTATCTCAGGTAAACCAGAAACACTCTTATCACGTCTCCGATCATTCACTAAATCAAAAGAATCAGAAATCGAAGAAGTATGTAAAATCCATTACCAAGATTTTATAACAGCAGTTGATGAATTGAAATCATTATTATCAGATGTTGATAAATTGAAATCATCGTTATCCGCTTCGAATAATCAATTACATTCTGTTGCATCACCATTACTGGATTCATTGGATTCGTTTATTGAGTCTAAGAATGTTAGTAAGAATGTGAGTCTAGCGATTGAGTCTGTTCAGATCTGTATTAAATTATTAGAAAATTGTGGCAGGACTAATTCACATTTGTTGAGTAATAATTATTATATGGTTTTGAAATGTGTTGATAATATTGAAAGAGATTATTTGGGTAAGATTGATTCGTCGACTATAAAGTGTATGTTAGAGAGACAGATACCGTTGATTAGAGGGTATATTGAGAAAATAGTTAATAAAGAGTTTGGAGATTGGCTTGTTGAGATTAGAATTGTTAGTAGGAATTTAGGGCAGTTGGCGATTGGACAAGCGTCTTCGGCTAGGCAGAGAGAGGAGGAGTTGAGGATTAAACAGCGGCAAGCGGAAGAGCAGAGTAGATTAAGTTTGAGAGATTGTGTTTATgcgttagaagaagaagatgatgatgaagatgttggtAATGTAGGAGGTGATGATAGTGGGAGTGACAAGTTAGtgagtaatggtggtggtggcggggTGTTAGGTTTTGATTTGACTCCGTTGTATAGAGCGTATCATATTCATCAGACACTCGGTTTGGAGGAGAGATTTAAGCATTATTATTTTGAGAATCGGAAGCTTCAGTTAACATCAGATTTTCAGGTATCGTCAATGACGCCTTTTCTTGAGTCACATCAGACTTTTTTCGCTCAGATTGCTGGTTTCTTTATTGTAGAAGATCGGGTTTTGAGAACGGGTGGTGGGTTGATTTCGAAATATGAAGTGGAAAACTTATGGGAAACTGCGGTAGTTAAAATGTGTTCTGTTCTAGAAGATCAGTTCTCTAGAATGCAAACGGCAAATCATCTATTGCTAATTAAAGACTATGTTAGTTTACTTGGAGTGACACTGCGTCGATATGGATACTTAGTTGATCCACTGCTCGATGTGTTGAGTAAACACAGAGACAAATACCATGAACTCTTACTGTCTGATTGTCGAAAGTTGATTGCAGAAGCAGTTTCTGCTGATGGGTTTGAGCagatgctaatgaagaaagaatacGAGTACTCGATGAATGTATTATCATTTCAGATACAAACCTCTGATATAACCCCTGCATTCCCCTACATTGCACCGTTTTCTTCCATGGTGCCAGACTGTTGCCGTCTTGTTCGATCTTTTATTGAAGATTCTGTAAGTTTCATGTCCTATGGTGGACAATTAGATTTCCATGATGTGGTTAAGAAGTATTTGGATCGGCTTCTAGGTGAGGTTTTGGATGAGGCGTTACTAAATATTGTAAAATCGAATGTTCATGGGGTTTCCCAAGCTATGCAAGTTGCTGCTAACATGGTGGTTCTGGAACGAGCTTGTGATTTCTTCTTCCGTCATGCTGCACAACTTTCTGGAATACCTTTGAGAATCACTGAGATTAAGAAAAGTAAATTTCCATTGACTAGCTCCCGTGATGCAGCTGAATCAATGCTTTCAGGTCTTCTCAAAACTAAGGTTAATGGGTTCATGGCATTAACAGATAATATTAATTGGATGGCTGATGAAGCTCCACCTAACGGAAATGAATATGTTAATGAAGTGATTATATATCTCGAAACACTGGTTTCTACTGCTCAACAGATATTACCGGTTCAAGTACTTCAACGGGTTCTACAAGAAGTTCTGTCTCACATATCAGAGAAGATTTTAGGGATTTTGGCTGGGGATTTGGTGAAGAGGTTTAGTATAAATGCTGTTATGGGGATTGATGTGGATATACAGTTATTGGAGTCATTTGCAGAAAACCAATCTAATCTCTTTACAGATGTGGAATCGAATCAATTGAAGTCTGCATTGGTTGAGTCTAGGCAAATGATTAACTTGCTTTTAAGCAATCAAGCAGAGAATTTTCTGAATCCAGTGATCAGGGAAAGGAGTTACAAGGCTTTAGATTACAGGAAAGTGGTAACAATAGCTGAGAAATTAAAAGATCCTTCAGATCGATATTTTGGAAGCTTTGCAGGAAGGGGAGCAAAGGTGAATACAAAGAAGAAATCGTTGGATGCTTTGATAAAGAGACTTAAAGAAGCACACTGA
- the LOC113345187 gene encoding uncharacterized protein LOC113345187 isoform X1: MRNQVPPSSDEEYDNHSDILSPSHSSFHNWWRSAKEFDENGNLKLDYSTIPITDLTPRLKVIREMERLALTSTEGLDDLRHKLLSYRSGDFWLPIGGIKKEEMDIYPVITILLVGFSGAGKSSIINLMYSVLGRSGLIPFTHTSAGEYKSMFMEEHNVLRSMRSGFCVYDSIGLDYSQLGESLEGVNDWMIAGVQHHQLYHRPGVLEESLTSVPPTSRFARRRVNCAVLVVNIAEVYKAFMIGDSKPLESTKELLYATSIRKSNENPILIMTHGDKLTVEERIDGRIKICEFLGVSETSGAYDIVCLTEHGILAEESDPITAYALTEAIYRALIFSDRTHSPKTAFMDYFLDFLNLIICFVAGIFTYLAHFFTQLADPNKLKRM, translated from the exons atGAGAAACCAAGTTCCACCTTCAAGTGATGAAGAATATGATAACCACAGTGACATTTTATCACCAagtcattcatcttttcataactGGTGGAGATCAgcaaaagaatttgatgaaaatgGTAATCTAAAGCTTGATTACAGCACCATTCCTATTACAGATCTTACACCAAGATTGAAAGTTATAAGAGAAATGGAAAGACTTGCTTTAACTTCTACTGAAGGTCTTGATGATCTTAGACATAAACTACTAAGTTACAGGTCTGGTGATTTCTGGTTACCAATTGGTGGCATTAAGAAAGAAGAGATGGATATATATCCAGTTATTACAATTCTCCTAGTTGGATTCTCTGGTGCTGGCAAAAGCTCTATTATCAATCTTATGTATAGTGTTCTTGGTAGATCTGGTCTCATTCCTTTCACTCATACTTCAG CAGGGGAGTATAAATCCATGTTCATGGAAGAACACAATGTATTAAGATCTATGAGGAGTGGGTTTTGTGTTTATGACTCGATAGGTTTAGATTACAGTCAATTAGGTGAGAGTCTGGAAGGCGTAAATGACTGGATGATAGCCGGAGTTCAGCATCACCAACTCTACCATAGACCGGGAGTACTAGAAGAAAGTTTGACGTCCGTGCCGCCTACATCTAGATTTGCAAGGAGACGAGTTAACTGCGCTGTGTTGGTAGTGAACATTGCAGAGGTTTACAAAGCATTCATGATTGGCGACTCGAAGCCATTGGAGTCTACTAAAGAACTCCTCTACGCTACTTCTATAAGAAAATCCA ATGAAAACCCAATCTTGATCATGACGCATGGCGATAAGTTAACAGTAGAAGAAAGGATTGACGGCCGGATTAAGATATGTGAATTCTTAGGTGTATCAGAAACAAGTGGAGCATATGACATTGTGTGTTTAACTGAGCATGGAATTCTGGCTGAAGAATCAGACCCAATTACAGCTTATGCCTTGACTGAAGCGATATACAGGGCATTGATATTCTCGGACAGGACTCATTCACCAAAGACGGCTTTCATGGACTACTTTTTAGATTTtcttaatttgattatttgttttGTAGCTGGTATATTTACTTATCTTGCTCATTTCTTCACACAATTGGCAGATCCCAATAAACTCAAACGTATGTGA
- the LOC113345187 gene encoding uncharacterized protein LOC113345187 isoform X2, translated as MRNQVPPSSDEEYDNHSDILSPSHSSFHNWWRSAKEFDENGNLKLDYSTIPITDLTPRLKVIREMERLALTSTEGLDDLRHKLLSYRSGDFWLPIGGIKKEEMDIYPVITILLVGFSGAGKSSIINLMYSVLGRSGLIPFTHTSGEYKSMFMEEHNVLRSMRSGFCVYDSIGLDYSQLGESLEGVNDWMIAGVQHHQLYHRPGVLEESLTSVPPTSRFARRRVNCAVLVVNIAEVYKAFMIGDSKPLESTKELLYATSIRKSNENPILIMTHGDKLTVEERIDGRIKICEFLGVSETSGAYDIVCLTEHGILAEESDPITAYALTEAIYRALIFSDRTHSPKTAFMDYFLDFLNLIICFVAGIFTYLAHFFTQLADPNKLKRM; from the exons atGAGAAACCAAGTTCCACCTTCAAGTGATGAAGAATATGATAACCACAGTGACATTTTATCACCAagtcattcatcttttcataactGGTGGAGATCAgcaaaagaatttgatgaaaatgGTAATCTAAAGCTTGATTACAGCACCATTCCTATTACAGATCTTACACCAAGATTGAAAGTTATAAGAGAAATGGAAAGACTTGCTTTAACTTCTACTGAAGGTCTTGATGATCTTAGACATAAACTACTAAGTTACAGGTCTGGTGATTTCTGGTTACCAATTGGTGGCATTAAGAAAGAAGAGATGGATATATATCCAGTTATTACAATTCTCCTAGTTGGATTCTCTGGTGCTGGCAAAAGCTCTATTATCAATCTTATGTATAGTGTTCTTGGTAGATCTGGTCTCATTCCTTTCACTCATACTTCAG GGGAGTATAAATCCATGTTCATGGAAGAACACAATGTATTAAGATCTATGAGGAGTGGGTTTTGTGTTTATGACTCGATAGGTTTAGATTACAGTCAATTAGGTGAGAGTCTGGAAGGCGTAAATGACTGGATGATAGCCGGAGTTCAGCATCACCAACTCTACCATAGACCGGGAGTACTAGAAGAAAGTTTGACGTCCGTGCCGCCTACATCTAGATTTGCAAGGAGACGAGTTAACTGCGCTGTGTTGGTAGTGAACATTGCAGAGGTTTACAAAGCATTCATGATTGGCGACTCGAAGCCATTGGAGTCTACTAAAGAACTCCTCTACGCTACTTCTATAAGAAAATCCA ATGAAAACCCAATCTTGATCATGACGCATGGCGATAAGTTAACAGTAGAAGAAAGGATTGACGGCCGGATTAAGATATGTGAATTCTTAGGTGTATCAGAAACAAGTGGAGCATATGACATTGTGTGTTTAACTGAGCATGGAATTCTGGCTGAAGAATCAGACCCAATTACAGCTTATGCCTTGACTGAAGCGATATACAGGGCATTGATATTCTCGGACAGGACTCATTCACCAAAGACGGCTTTCATGGACTACTTTTTAGATTTtcttaatttgattatttgttttGTAGCTGGTATATTTACTTATCTTGCTCATTTCTTCACACAATTGGCAGATCCCAATAAACTCAAACGTATGTGA